The region AATTCCCTGAGAACTAATTTGATGAGCTCCTCCACCGATTGCGCTTGGCGTCGCACTTTTTTCAGGACCGGAGCGACTTCCGCTTGACTATAACCAAGAGCCAACAGGGCCTGTAATGCTTCGTCTGTCTGATCGGCTTCCGCAGGCGAGCCGGCCGCCGCCAGGCCGGTGTCCCCGCTGGTCTCTCCGCTCGCACCGACTTTATCTTTAAGTTCCAAGATAATGCGTTCGGCCGTTTTCTTGCCAATGCCCGGAATTTTCGTAAGCAAGCTGACGTTTTTTTGGCTGACGGCCAGGCGAAACCCTTCCGGACTTACCGCCGAAAGGATATTTAAGGCTGCTTTCGGACCAATGCCCGAGACGTCCATCAGCAGCAAAAACAAATCATATTCATCCTGCGTATGGAAGCCATAAAGCAGAAGGGCATCTTCCCGGACGTGCAGGTAAGTAAATAAAGCGGCCTGCGCGCCGGCCACAAGCCGTTGGCGACCCGATGCCGACACGAAAACCCGGTAACCCACGCCGTGAACGTCCAAAATACAGTGATCCGCGCCAAGATGGACCACCGTACCGCGCAGGTAGCCGATCATCGGTCGGGCACCGCCATTCTGTCGGCGCCTGCCGCATGCAGCGAACAAATGGCAACCGCCAATGCATCAGCGGCATCATCAGGCTGAGGTTTCCCCGAAAGGTTAAGTAGGCGCTGCGTCATATACATAACCTGTTCTTTGGTGGCCCGGCCGTAGCCCACAACGGATTGCTTTACCTGTAAAGGCGTACATTCAACCACTTTGATGTTGTTGAGCGCTGCCGCTAGCAAAACAACCCCCCGTGCCTGCCCAACCGTCATCGCCGTAGTAACATTCTTATTAAAGAATAACTGTTCCACACCCACGATATCCGGCCGTCGCTGTTTTATCAAGCGATCCAGATCCTGAAAAATTATTTTTAGCCGCTCGGTTGCGCTCAACTTGGAACTGGTTTCCACCGCGCCCCAATCCACCGCGCGTAACGTGCTGCCGCGCAGCTCTACAAACCCGTACCCGCAGATAGCGGTACCTGGGTCGATTCCTAAAGCCAACATGCGTAAGCCTCCTCGTTATTAAAAAACATTCGACAACAACCGCCGGTATTCCTTTACCGGCGGCCCCGAAGCGACCGGAAAAGGGAAAAAAGAAAAAGGAGGCTCCTCCGCCTCCGTTAACGCGATTGCATGCCTTCGAGGGTCCGTAACAGCTCTTCCCGCGAGTGGACAACTATCCCACGTTTTAACTCATCCAAATCTTCTTGAACCAGTTTAGATACCGGGATTTTCGTTACTTCCTTGAGCAATGCTTTCGGACCGGGTTTACCATAAAACACGGCCACATAGCCGTCTTTAATGCCGATAAACATGTTGTTGGCGTGTTCGCGGCAATAACTATCCACCTTTAGCGACATTTCCACTTCCAGATTATCGAACTTATGGATGGTCCAGCCTGAATAAACTTTCTGGAACTGTTGATAGTTCAAGCCGATAAGGTTGTCAGCCGGTTTCGTGCGGAAAACCTCTTCGTCATTGCATTTGGTGTAAATGAGTTTCTGCACTAAATCAGTATTTGGGGTAATCTTAATTTTCGCGTCCTGTTTCGCTACTTCCGTTTCTTTTTGGATCAGCGGCGGCTCATGCCCTCGCGGCTGCGAACTAATAAAATAATAGGCGACAAGGCATCCGCACAGAATAATGCTAGCCGCAAACAACGCCCGTTTTTTGGTAATTTTAGGCAAAGGGAACATGCATAACACTCCTTATTCCTACGTTGCTTTAATTATTGCCAAATTAGCCAAAAAACATACAAAAAGGCAGGCCTTTTCGGCCTGCCTCTAGGCTAGCATTTCATCTGGTATATCAAAATTAGCATAAACGTTTTGAACATCGTCATGTTCTTCCAACGCATCCATAAGCTTCATCATCTTTACGGCATCATCGCCGGAAAGAGCTACCGTGGTATCGGGGAGCATCGTGATTTCGGCGGTAGTAGTGGCAATATTGTGTGCTTGTAATGCTTGCTGCACCGCTTCAAAATCTTCGGGGGCAGTAATAATTTCGTATTGTCCGTCTTCACTCCGGAAATCTTCGGCGCCTGCCTCCAGTACAAGCATCATCAAGTCCTCTTCACTAACTTTTGCTTCGCTGGCGTTTACGACAAAAAAACCCTTTTTCTTGAACATCCAGGATACGCAGCCTGTTTCGCCAAGGTTACCGCCATACTTGGCGAACAGGTGGCGGATATCGGCAGCAGTACGGTTACGGTTGTCGGTCATGATATCGAGCATGACGGCTACGCCGCCGGGGCCGTAACCTTCATAGGTCATTTCCTCATAATTGCCGCCTTCCTGGGCGCCTAAACCTTTTTGGATGGCGCGCTGAATGTTTTCTTTCGGTATATTATTCTCTTTTGCCTTTTGCAAAGCCAGCTTAAGCCGCATATTCCCCGCCGGGTCAGCCCCGCCCAAACGGACAGCGACCGTAATTTCGCGCGACAGCTTGGTGGTGATTTTACCGCGCAATGCGTCCATTTTGCCTTTTCTGTGCTTTATATTCGCCCATTTTGAGTGTCCTGCCATAATGTTCCCCTCTCCGACATTCTAAATCAGGCAATATTGTAGCATATCAAGGCCTGTTTCGCAAAAGAGAAAACAGCTTTGCCGCCTTAATGCCCGTGATGCCAAATAGGTCCTTTTTCGATTACTTTGATTGCTTCCTGGTTTTCCGGCGAAGTTGTAACCGTTGCGGTGGCTGCGTAATTTTCGACCAGTTTGGTGGTAACCCGAAAATCAGTGAGCGTTCCCGGACCGCCGACACAACCGCCGGTGCAGGCCATTCCTTCAAAAAGATTGGCATCAATTTTACCATCGCGTATTTGGCTAAGCGCGGTCTTGCAGTTACCCAGCCCTTCACAACGATGGGGTTTAATATTGGCTTCAGGCGCCAAATGGGCGGCGGCATCAACCACCGCTTGGGCAACACCACCGGCCCGCGCAAAAATATTGCCATCGCGTGATGCGGCAGTCTGATGCTCGGCGTCAGGCACTTCGGCTACATTGATGCCAGCGCCCACCAACATAGCCGCAAGCTCCTCAAACGTCAAAACGTAGTCGATGACGCCGGCGTAGCGTTCTGCTTCAACCTTCTTGGCAATGCACGGCCCAATGAAGACCACCACGGCTTCAGGGTCATTAACTTTAATACTCTTACCGGAAGCAATCATCGGTGAAACAGTAGAAGAAATTTTATCTTTTATCTCCGGCAAATGCTTCTCAACCATTCCCACGAAGGCCGGGCAACAGGAAGTTGTCATAAAGGAACGCTCGCCGGGAACAGTGGCAGCAAACTCCTTCGTCTCTTCGACGGTGACAATGTCAGCGCCAAAAGAAACTTCCTGCACATCGTAAAAACCAAGCCGCTTAAGGGCATTAATTACTTGTCCTGGTCTGACCTTCAGACCAAATTGGCCAATAAAAGAAGGAGCAACAATTGCGTAAACCTTTTTTTGGTGCTTAAGATCCTGAATTAACTGGACAATCACTGAGCGGTCGCCGATAGCGCCGAAAGGACAGGCGATTTTGCAGGCACCGCATTGTACGCATTTATCGTAATTGATTACAGCCCGACGGTCGGCGCCGGCGACTA is a window of Sporolituus thermophilus DSM 23256 DNA encoding:
- the ruvA gene encoding Holliday junction branch migration protein RuvA, with the translated sequence MIGYLRGTVVHLGADHCILDVHGVGYRVFVSASGRQRLVAGAQAALFTYLHVREDALLLYGFHTQDEYDLFLLLMDVSGIGPKAALNILSAVSPEGFRLAVSQKNVSLLTKIPGIGKKTAERIILELKDKVGASGETSGDTGLAAAGSPAEADQTDEALQALLALGYSQAEVAPVLKKVRRQAQSVEELIKLVLREFTRRS
- the ruvC gene encoding crossover junction endodeoxyribonuclease RuvC, with amino-acid sequence MLALGIDPGTAICGYGFVELRGSTLRAVDWGAVETSSKLSATERLKIIFQDLDRLIKQRRPDIVGVEQLFFNKNVTTAMTVGQARGVVLLAAALNNIKVVECTPLQVKQSVVGYGRATKEQVMYMTQRLLNLSGKPQPDDAADALAVAICSLHAAGADRMAVPDR
- a CDS encoding BofC C-terminal domain-containing protein, translating into MFPLPKITKKRALFAASIILCGCLVAYYFISSQPRGHEPPLIQKETEVAKQDAKIKITPNTDLVQKLIYTKCNDEEVFRTKPADNLIGLNYQQFQKVYSGWTIHKFDNLEVEMSLKVDSYCREHANNMFIGIKDGYVAVFYGKPGPKALLKEVTKIPVSKLVQEDLDELKRGIVVHSREELLRTLEGMQSR
- a CDS encoding YebC/PmpR family DNA-binding transcriptional regulator yields the protein MAGHSKWANIKHRKGKMDALRGKITTKLSREITVAVRLGGADPAGNMRLKLALQKAKENNIPKENIQRAIQKGLGAQEGGNYEEMTYEGYGPGGVAVMLDIMTDNRNRTAADIRHLFAKYGGNLGETGCVSWMFKKKGFFVVNASEAKVSEEDLMMLVLEAGAEDFRSEDGQYEIITAPEDFEAVQQALQAHNIATTTAEITMLPDTTVALSGDDAVKMMKLMDALEEHDDVQNVYANFDIPDEMLA
- a CDS encoding 4Fe-4S dicluster domain-containing protein, which codes for MSQVTEVVKIRRKVLAEVARLAFEGKLQDHVEDILHTVVTEEGPRYRCCVHKERAVLKDRINLALSQPINTDLKVAAQNALEGKIADMPFINVLPEACDRCPIDKFIVTDACRNCVAHHCINSCPKKAIAVVQNRAFIDKNRCVECGLCKRSCPYGAIIEVSRPCERACDLNAIVAGADRRAVINYDKCVQCGACKIACPFGAIGDRSVIVQLIQDLKHQKKVYAIVAPSFIGQFGLKVRPGQVINALKRLGFYDVQEVSFGADIVTVEETKEFAATVPGERSFMTTSCCPAFVGMVEKHLPEIKDKISSTVSPMIASGKSIKVNDPEAVVVFIGPCIAKKVEAERYAGVIDYVLTFEELAAMLVGAGINVAEVPDAEHQTAASRDGNIFARAGGVAQAVVDAAAHLAPEANIKPHRCEGLGNCKTALSQIRDGKIDANLFEGMACTGGCVGGPGTLTDFRVTTKLVENYAATATVTTSPENQEAIKVIEKGPIWHHGH